One genomic region from Pseudomonas hormoni encodes:
- a CDS encoding peptidylprolyl isomerase → MKLKTLLILLTLWLPVAFGSNGPVAARVNGEEISEFRLERYFAEYLEDQGRALGSIRNPTAYKQLRQKALDALIDRELLWQEAVRRGVVINDAAVQSQVEQTRQAIGGAETFARRLEDAGFDEAGFVEYTRRELAARQVFAELTTVDGPDEKQVRAFYEEHRAEMRRPEAVQARHILIKVPQDADAATVEAARLRLVDMQVKISQGADFASVARTGSEDASASEGGDLGYFPRGRMLPDFETAAFALAPGTVSEPVRTPLGWHLISVQNHLETADVSEQQGLERVRAYLARQQQAEVRLQVLAQLRSRNRIERIDDD, encoded by the coding sequence ATGAAGCTCAAGACTCTGTTGATCCTGCTGACCCTGTGGCTGCCCGTGGCATTTGGCAGCAACGGCCCGGTGGCCGCGCGGGTCAATGGCGAGGAAATTTCCGAGTTTCGCCTCGAGCGTTACTTCGCCGAGTACCTGGAGGATCAGGGCCGGGCGCTGGGCAGCATTCGCAATCCCACGGCGTACAAGCAATTGCGCCAGAAGGCGCTGGACGCGTTGATCGACCGCGAGTTGCTGTGGCAGGAAGCGGTCAGGCGCGGGGTGGTGATCAACGATGCCGCGGTGCAAAGCCAGGTTGAACAGACCCGGCAGGCTATTGGCGGTGCCGAGACATTCGCTCGTCGTCTGGAGGACGCCGGTTTCGACGAGGCCGGTTTTGTCGAATACACCCGCCGTGAGCTCGCGGCCCGGCAGGTGTTTGCCGAGCTGACCACCGTCGACGGGCCGGACGAAAAACAGGTCCGGGCCTTCTATGAAGAACACCGCGCCGAGATGCGCCGGCCCGAAGCCGTGCAGGCGCGGCACATCCTGATCAAGGTGCCGCAGGATGCCGATGCCGCCACAGTCGAAGCGGCACGGCTACGCTTGGTCGACATGCAAGTGAAAATCAGCCAGGGCGCCGACTTTGCCAGCGTGGCCCGGACCGGTTCGGAAGATGCGTCCGCGAGCGAAGGTGGAGATCTGGGCTATTTTCCTCGTGGACGAATGTTGCCCGATTTCGAAACGGCAGCCTTTGCCCTGGCGCCGGGTACGGTGAGTGAACCTGTTCGCACACCGCTGGGCTGGCACTTGATCTCTGTACAGAACCACTTGGAGACGGCCGATGTCTCAGAGCAACAGGGACTTGAACGGGTTCGGGCGTACCTTGCCCGACAGCAACAGGCCGAGGTTCGTCTTCAGGTTCTGGCGCAGCTGCGATCGCGCAATCGAATCGAACGGATTGACGATGACTGA
- a CDS encoding response regulator codes for MLNKVLVVEDEELLAENLKDYLQAQELDVRIAHDGATGIGEAEQFAPDVMVFDYRLPDMEGFEVLDAVRQNRKCHFVLITGHPTAEVCERARQLGVSHILFKPFPLAELARAVCDLLGMERELKAGMSRSEGFVERRQSKTESFPLQLYDGSWVLADRRRSSSTSRAPDDEQLLTGE; via the coding sequence TTGTTAAACAAAGTACTGGTTGTCGAAGACGAAGAGCTTCTTGCCGAAAACCTCAAGGATTACCTTCAGGCGCAAGAACTGGACGTCCGGATTGCACATGACGGTGCGACGGGTATCGGTGAAGCCGAACAGTTTGCACCCGATGTGATGGTGTTCGATTACCGCTTGCCCGATATGGAAGGTTTTGAGGTGCTCGATGCCGTCCGCCAGAACAGGAAGTGCCATTTTGTGCTGATTACCGGGCACCCAACCGCTGAAGTCTGTGAGCGGGCCCGGCAACTGGGAGTCAGCCATATCCTGTTCAAACCGTTTCCATTGGCGGAGCTGGCCCGTGCAGTCTGTGACCTTCTGGGAATGGAGCGCGAACTCAAGGCAGGCATGAGCCGATCCGAAGGTTTTGTCGAACGACGCCAGAGCAAGACCGAGAGTTTCCCGCTGCAGTTGTACGATGGCAGTTGGGTGCTGGCGGATCGTCGACGCAGTTCATCGACCTCCAGGGCACCGGACGACGAACAATTGCTCACCGGGGAGTAG
- a CDS encoding GspE/PulE family protein, giving the protein MDRLSLAVEPAQSECVPSRFSSEQLSQARSLAASSGERMLEALGVLSELAPMPFIQRLGATLHYPVLDTDSLFKATPVFDRVTLAQCLKREFILLRHDDAVIGVFADPFDTSRLAWIDDCLHGAPLYLVHADDLKAYLARHEESFHAVESLNAQADANIEIDTLQSLSLTSISEDASVVVKLVNSTLYDALKMHASDIHLGTTGSGLVIKYRIDGVLNNISKIQGSEFAEQVISRVKVMAELDIGEKRVPQDGRFKIGISGRQIDFRVSIMPSIFGEDAVLRVLDKQDLADKVCGVQLQALGFEDETLRQLRRLAAEPYGMVLVTGPTGSGKTTTLYAMITEINHGVDKIITIEDPVEYQLPGVLQIPVNEKKGLTFARGLRSILRHDPDKIMVGEIRDPDTAQIAVQSALTGHLVFTTIHANNVFDVIGRFTQMEIDPYSLVSALNAVLAQRLIRLVCTTCSAPSHPTDDELRASGLDPHNVDHYRFVHGKGCGHCRGTGYRGRTAIAELLHLDDELRQMIVERQPISKIKVHACKRGLRLLRESALELVAEGRTTLEEINRVTFVS; this is encoded by the coding sequence ATGGATCGTCTATCCCTTGCCGTCGAACCGGCGCAGTCGGAATGTGTACCGTCTCGCTTTTCCAGTGAGCAACTGTCCCAGGCACGATCGCTGGCCGCCAGTTCCGGCGAACGTATGCTTGAAGCCCTTGGGGTCCTGAGCGAACTGGCCCCCATGCCCTTCATCCAGCGCCTCGGCGCAACCCTGCATTACCCGGTGCTCGACACCGACAGCCTGTTCAAGGCCACCCCGGTGTTCGACCGGGTCACCCTGGCCCAATGCCTCAAGCGCGAATTCATCCTGCTGCGCCACGACGATGCGGTCATCGGTGTGTTTGCTGACCCCTTCGATACGTCGCGCCTGGCCTGGATCGATGACTGTCTGCACGGTGCGCCGCTGTACCTGGTGCATGCCGACGACCTGAAGGCGTATCTGGCGCGCCACGAAGAGAGCTTCCATGCCGTGGAATCGCTCAACGCCCAGGCGGACGCCAACATTGAAATCGATACCCTGCAAAGCCTGTCCCTGACCAGCATCAGCGAAGACGCCAGCGTCGTCGTCAAACTGGTCAACTCGACCCTGTACGACGCCTTGAAAATGCACGCCAGCGATATCCATTTGGGCACCACTGGCAGCGGTCTGGTGATCAAGTACCGCATCGACGGCGTGCTCAACAACATCAGCAAGATCCAGGGCAGCGAGTTTGCCGAACAGGTGATTTCCCGGGTCAAGGTCATGGCCGAACTGGACATCGGCGAGAAACGCGTGCCTCAGGACGGTCGCTTCAAGATCGGCATCAGTGGTCGGCAGATCGACTTCCGGGTCTCGATCATGCCGAGCATTTTCGGCGAAGACGCGGTGCTGCGGGTGCTCGACAAGCAGGACCTGGCGGACAAGGTCTGCGGCGTGCAGTTGCAAGCGCTGGGCTTTGAAGACGAAACCCTGCGCCAACTGCGCAGGCTGGCCGCCGAACCCTACGGCATGGTGCTGGTGACCGGTCCCACCGGCAGCGGCAAAACCACCACGCTGTACGCGATGATCACCGAGATCAACCACGGCGTGGACAAGATCATCACCATTGAAGATCCGGTGGAATACCAGTTGCCGGGCGTCCTGCAAATTCCGGTCAACGAGAAGAAAGGCCTGACCTTCGCTCGGGGTCTGCGCTCGATCCTGCGCCATGACCCGGACAAGATCATGGTCGGTGAAATCCGCGACCCCGATACCGCGCAGATCGCCGTGCAATCGGCGCTCACCGGGCACCTGGTGTTCACCACCATCCACGCCAACAACGTGTTCGACGTGATCGGCCGTTTCACCCAGATGGAAATCGACCCCTACAGCCTCGTCTCCGCGCTCAATGCCGTGCTGGCCCAGCGCTTGATCCGCCTGGTCTGCACCACGTGCAGCGCGCCGAGTCACCCGACTGACGATGAATTGCGCGCCTCGGGCCTTGATCCGCATAACGTCGATCACTATCGCTTCGTTCACGGCAAGGGTTGCGGCCATTGCCGGGGCACCGGTTATCGCGGGCGCACGGCGATTGCCGAACTGCTGCACCTGGACGACGAGCTGCGGCAGATGATCGTCGAGCGCCAACCGATTTCGAAAATCAAGGTCCATGCGTGCAAACGTGGCTTGCGCCTGCTGCGCGAGTCGGCGCTGGAACTGGTTGCAGAGGGGCGGACCACGCTCGAGGAGATCAATCGTGTCACTTTTGTCTCGTGA
- a CDS encoding PilN domain-containing protein produces MRALNLDFQPRRRSGPLGWSLLAGGVVLTLSCVLFQQHLSDETAQQQGHLQTTQRVLTGDTGGKVSLTPAQIREQAQNLAEMRKVSQQLRRPWENLFAMLEAMPRENIALLTLTPDARKGQVRISAEAKDLDAMLDFHRNLEASDELSDVSLLSHEIVANVPEHPVQFNLSATWEIGDANP; encoded by the coding sequence ATGCGCGCCCTGAACCTCGACTTTCAGCCGCGCCGCCGCTCAGGCCCGTTGGGCTGGAGCCTGCTGGCCGGGGGCGTGGTGCTGACTCTGAGTTGCGTCCTGTTTCAGCAGCACCTCAGTGATGAAACCGCGCAACAACAGGGTCATCTGCAAACCACCCAGCGCGTCCTCACCGGCGACACCGGTGGCAAAGTCAGCCTGACCCCGGCGCAAATCCGCGAGCAGGCGCAGAACCTCGCCGAGATGCGCAAGGTCTCCCAGCAACTGCGCCGGCCCTGGGAAAACCTGTTCGCGATGCTTGAAGCCATGCCTCGCGAAAACATCGCCTTGCTGACCCTGACACCCGACGCCCGCAAAGGCCAGGTGCGGATCAGCGCCGAGGCCAAAGACCTGGATGCCATGCTCGACTTCCACCGCAACCTCGAGGCCAGCGACGAGCTGTCCGATGTGTCGCTGCTCAGCCACGAAATCGTCGCCAACGTGCCGGAGCACCCGGTGCAATTCAACCTGTCGGCTACCTGGGAGATTGGCGATGCGAATCCCTAG
- a CDS encoding GspMb/PilO family protein — protein MRIPRLIVHEYLQGLGIPGLAGLAMLALASVYGLAGLMPDWQSLQQLSQQTREAGDYLARVEDGSVAPPVVPQRQLDDFRSKLPSQPQATVAIDRIYALAAQEHITLARGEYALGIDPKTHLARYQILLPVRGSYPQLRRFLHALLGQLPAVVVEDVEFQRKKIADTDLTGRIRMTLYLSRS, from the coding sequence ATGCGAATCCCTAGATTGATCGTCCACGAATACCTGCAAGGCCTGGGCATTCCCGGTCTGGCGGGGCTGGCGATGCTGGCGCTGGCGTCGGTCTATGGCCTGGCGGGCCTGATGCCGGACTGGCAGTCGCTGCAACAGCTCAGCCAGCAGACCCGCGAAGCCGGCGACTACCTGGCCAGGGTTGAAGACGGCAGCGTCGCCCCCCCGGTGGTGCCGCAACGTCAGCTCGACGACTTCCGCAGCAAACTGCCTTCGCAACCTCAAGCCACCGTGGCCATCGACAGGATCTACGCACTGGCGGCCCAGGAACACATCACCCTGGCACGGGGTGAATATGCCCTGGGCATCGACCCCAAGACGCATCTGGCCCGTTATCAGATTCTGCTGCCAGTGCGCGGCAGCTACCCGCAACTGCGGCGCTTCCTGCATGCCTTGCTCGGCCAGTTGCCGGCTGTGGTGGTGGAGGATGTGGAGTTCCAGCGCAAGAAAATCGCCGACACCGACCTGACCGGGCGGATCCGCATGACCCTTTACCTGTCGAGGTCATGA
- a CDS encoding secretin N-terminal domain-containing protein, giving the protein MNRSRLLMSLACLCAGLAACSSARVANKEASELIEQGQYEAGLARIEEGLRENPRDTELHLALNTAHAKAITALLTAGDTDRAHRDFASARVNYSRVLTIEPNNRRAQDAMRQLEYLRSMNEKLELARGDLRRGDIYAADRQVKQILELDPQNDGALELQGSIRLVQSRNVIPYPQLRTRLDRPVTLEFRDANLKTIFEVLSQVAGLNFIFDKDLRPDMKATIFVRDVRIEDAVELLLQQNQLHQKVVNENTLLIYPDSPQKLKDYQELVMRTFYLTSIDANTALNMIKTMLKTRDVFVDERLNTLTMRDTEDAVRMAEKLLQSQDQSNPEVVLEVEVMEVATQRILDLGLQWPNTFGVVNSDGSPVQLLNQLKGIDSSRITISPSPQLKINAQDNDINTLASPVIRVSNREQARIHIGQRVPIISATSVPSTQGPVITESVTYLDVGLKLEVQPTVHLNNEVAIKIALEVSNATPLEPTRQGTIPVQVDTRNAQTTLRLHDGETQILAGLMRNDHGATGNKIPGLGDIPGLGRLFGSNKDNVSKSELVLSITPRIVRNLPYQSPSDMEFPTGTETSMHIQAPDRQMESSMSNERLDRPVAATTTQVVIGKP; this is encoded by the coding sequence ATGAATAGAAGCCGTTTGCTGATGAGCCTTGCCTGCCTCTGCGCAGGGCTGGCCGCGTGCAGTTCCGCACGGGTCGCCAACAAGGAAGCGTCCGAGCTGATCGAGCAGGGACAATACGAAGCTGGCCTGGCGCGCATCGAAGAAGGATTGCGGGAAAACCCTCGCGACACCGAACTGCATCTGGCCCTCAATACCGCACACGCCAAAGCCATTACTGCATTGCTGACTGCGGGCGATACCGACCGCGCACACCGGGACTTCGCCTCGGCACGGGTGAACTACAGCCGGGTGCTGACCATCGAGCCGAACAACCGCCGCGCCCAGGATGCGATGCGCCAACTCGAGTACCTGCGCAGCATGAACGAAAAACTCGAGTTGGCCCGCGGCGACCTGCGTCGTGGTGACATCTACGCGGCTGATCGCCAGGTCAAACAGATCCTCGAACTGGACCCGCAAAATGATGGTGCCCTCGAACTGCAAGGCAGCATCCGCCTGGTCCAGAGCCGCAACGTGATCCCGTATCCACAGCTGCGCACGCGCCTGGACCGGCCGGTGACCCTGGAGTTTCGCGACGCCAACCTGAAAACCATTTTTGAAGTGCTGTCCCAGGTCGCCGGGTTGAATTTCATCTTCGACAAGGACCTGCGCCCGGACATGAAAGCCACGATCTTCGTGCGTGACGTGCGCATCGAAGACGCCGTGGAACTGCTGCTGCAACAGAACCAGCTGCACCAGAAAGTGGTGAACGAAAACACCTTGCTGATCTACCCGGACTCCCCGCAAAAGCTCAAGGATTACCAGGAGCTGGTGATGCGCACCTTCTACCTGACCAGCATCGATGCCAACACCGCGCTGAACATGATCAAGACCATGCTCAAGACCCGCGACGTGTTTGTCGATGAACGCCTCAACACCTTGACCATGCGCGATACCGAAGACGCCGTCCGCATGGCGGAAAAACTCCTGCAATCGCAAGACCAGTCAAACCCGGAAGTGGTGCTGGAAGTGGAGGTGATGGAAGTCGCCACCCAGCGGATTCTTGACCTTGGCCTGCAATGGCCGAACACCTTCGGCGTGGTCAACAGCGACGGTTCGCCGGTGCAGCTGCTCAATCAACTGAAAGGTATCGACTCTAGCCGGATCACCATCTCGCCATCGCCCCAGCTCAAGATCAACGCCCAGGACAACGACATCAACACCCTCGCCAGCCCGGTGATTCGCGTCAGTAACCGCGAGCAGGCGCGCATCCACATTGGTCAGCGTGTGCCGATCATCAGTGCCACCTCGGTGCCGTCGACCCAAGGGCCGGTGATCACTGAAAGCGTCACGTACCTGGACGTCGGTCTGAAGCTGGAAGTGCAGCCGACCGTGCACCTGAACAACGAAGTAGCGATCAAGATCGCCCTGGAAGTCAGTAACGCCACGCCGCTGGAACCGACCCGTCAGGGCACGATTCCGGTTCAGGTCGATACCCGCAACGCCCAGACCACCCTGCGCCTGCATGATGGTGAAACCCAGATCCTCGCCGGCCTGATGCGCAACGACCATGGCGCCACCGGCAACAAGATTCCGGGTCTTGGCGACATCCCTGGCCTGGGCCGGTTGTTCGGCAGCAACAAGGACAACGTCAGCAAATCGGAACTGGTGTTGTCGATCACGCCACGGATCGTGCGCAACCTGCCGTACCAGAGCCCCTCGGACATGGAATTCCCGACGGGCACTGAAACCAGCATGCACATTCAGGCACCGGACCGGCAGATGGAATCGTCGATGTCGAACGAACGCCTCGACCGGCCGGTGGCGGCCACCACGACCCAAGTCGTGATCGGGAAGCCTTGA
- a CDS encoding type II secretion system protein, with amino-acid sequence MNASQRGFTLIEVVVTLALIGLLAGMAAPLTETVVRRGKEQDLRTALYQIRDAIDAYKRAFDAGYIEKTLNSSGYPPNLKVLVDGVRDVRSAKGAKFYFLRRVPRDPLAQVKRDDEGGWGLRTYDSTAQNPREGEDVFDVYSKARGKGLNGIAYREW; translated from the coding sequence ATGAACGCCTCGCAACGCGGTTTTACCCTGATTGAAGTCGTGGTGACGCTGGCCCTGATCGGCTTGCTGGCCGGCATGGCCGCGCCACTGACCGAGACCGTGGTGCGCCGGGGCAAGGAGCAGGATTTGCGCACGGCGCTGTACCAGATCCGCGATGCCATCGACGCCTACAAACGCGCCTTCGACGCCGGTTACATCGAGAAGACGCTGAACAGCAGCGGCTATCCGCCGAACCTCAAAGTGCTGGTGGACGGTGTGCGCGATGTGCGCAGCGCCAAGGGTGCCAAGTTCTATTTTTTGCGCCGCGTGCCCCGTGACCCGCTGGCCCAGGTCAAGCGCGACGACGAAGGCGGCTGGGGGCTGCGCACCTATGACAGCACGGCTCAGAACCCGCGCGAAGGCGAAGACGTCTTTGACGTTTATTCGAAGGCGCGCGGCAAGGGTCTCAACGGTATCGCGTACCGGGAGTGGTGA
- a CDS encoding type II secretion system protein → MRREKGFTLLELMVVMAIIATLMTIAMPRYFNSLEASKETTLRQSLSAMREALDHYYGDTGRYPDSIEQLVEQRYLRNPPMDPIAERKDLWVMVAPPDGVPGGVADIKSGATGRARDGSLYSEW, encoded by the coding sequence ATGCGTCGGGAAAAGGGTTTTACCCTGCTGGAACTGATGGTGGTCATGGCAATTATCGCGACCCTGATGACCATCGCCATGCCGCGCTATTTCAACAGTCTCGAGGCCTCGAAAGAGACCACGCTGCGCCAGAGCCTGTCGGCGATGCGTGAAGCGCTGGATCACTATTACGGCGACACCGGGCGTTATCCCGATTCCATCGAGCAACTGGTGGAGCAGCGCTACCTGCGCAACCCGCCGATGGACCCGATTGCCGAGCGCAAGGATCTCTGGGTCATGGTCGCGCCGCCGGACGGCGTACCCGGCGGGGTCGCCGATATCAAGAGCGGAGCCACAGGGAGGGCGCGTGATGGCAGCCTTTATTCCGAGTGGTAA
- a CDS encoding type II secretion system GspH family protein yields the protein MRRTREGGFTYLGVLFLIMLMGMGLASAGELWSTASRRDRERQLLWVGTQYAQALRSYYRSSPGLAQYPKTLEDLLQDERFPNPKHHLRQLYPDPIGGGEWILMRGFDGRITGLNSASTDKPLKQADFPTQWSDFTGMASYKDWQFVAEKAFLDGTSGPAKGQSKLPQALQP from the coding sequence ATGCGCCGGACCCGTGAGGGCGGTTTCACTTACCTGGGCGTGCTGTTCCTGATCATGCTGATGGGTATGGGCCTGGCCAGTGCAGGCGAGTTGTGGTCGACCGCTTCGCGCCGGGATCGTGAACGCCAGTTGCTCTGGGTCGGTACGCAATACGCCCAGGCATTGCGCAGCTATTACCGCAGTTCGCCAGGGCTGGCGCAGTATCCGAAAACCCTCGAAGACCTGTTGCAGGATGAGCGTTTTCCCAACCCGAAACACCATCTCCGGCAGCTGTATCCGGACCCGATTGGCGGCGGTGAATGGATCTTGATGCGCGGCTTCGACGGGCGCATCACCGGCCTCAACAGCGCGTCCACGGACAAGCCGCTGAAGCAGGCGGATTTCCCCACGCAGTGGTCGGACTTCACCGGCATGGCCAGTTACAAGGACTGGCAGTTCGTGGCCGAGAAAGCCTTCCTCGACGGCACATCCGGACCTGCCAAAGGCCAGTCGAAATTGCCCCAGGCGTTACAGCCATGA
- the csgE gene encoding curli production assembly/transport protein CsgE: MNRFCWVVILMLTSAAAPAGEEDEMMGFIVDDTISHIGHDFYYSFSERLRATSPMDFNLVVRERPSARWGALVTVEYQQRLVYRRFLPPNTVELKDEAYDAADWVRGQIVQRKLEAMLQDTTDLERDEL, translated from the coding sequence ATGAACAGATTCTGTTGGGTCGTGATCCTGATGCTGACGTCCGCTGCCGCTCCGGCCGGCGAAGAGGACGAAATGATGGGGTTCATCGTCGATGACACGATCTCGCACATCGGCCACGACTTTTACTACTCGTTCAGTGAACGCCTGCGCGCCACCAGCCCGATGGATTTCAACCTGGTGGTGCGCGAACGACCTTCGGCGCGCTGGGGCGCCCTGGTCACCGTGGAATATCAGCAGCGTCTGGTTTACCGGCGTTTTCTGCCGCCGAACACCGTGGAACTCAAGGACGAGGCCTATGACGCCGCCGACTGGGTTCGCGGGCAGATCGTCCAGCGCAAGCTGGAAGCCATGTTGCAGGACACAACGGACCTTGAGAGGGACGAGTTATGA
- a CDS encoding curli assembly protein CsgF has protein sequence MKTKTFSQRPGLSWAGLCLFGLGSCVVQATELVYTPINPSFGGNPLNGTWLLNNAQAQNDYDDPDLKKRTAAAGTSALERFTSQLQSRLLGQLLDNISAGNTGSLTTDAFIVNVVDDSGQLTIVVTDRATGEISEIQVSGLAP, from the coding sequence ATGAAAACAAAAACGTTCTCGCAGCGCCCCGGGCTTTCATGGGCAGGCCTGTGCCTGTTCGGGCTCGGCAGTTGTGTGGTCCAGGCCACGGAGCTGGTCTATACGCCCATCAATCCGTCGTTTGGCGGCAACCCGTTGAACGGGACCTGGCTGCTCAACAACGCCCAGGCCCAGAACGACTACGACGATCCCGACTTGAAAAAACGCACCGCCGCGGCCGGTACTTCGGCGCTTGAGCGGTTCACCAGTCAGTTGCAGTCGCGGTTGCTCGGTCAGTTGCTGGACAACATTTCCGCGGGTAACACGGGGAGCCTGACGACTGACGCTTTTATCGTCAACGTCGTCGACGATTCCGGGCAATTGACCATCGTAGTGACTGACCGAGCGACCGGTGAAATCTCGGAAATCCAGGTGAGTGGCCTGGCCCCTTGA
- a CDS encoding CsgG/HfaB family protein has translation MKRIMVLGLMLAMLQGCSLREPIGAEQDTETPTLTPRASTYYDLINMPRPKGRLMAVVYGFRDQTGQYKPTPASSFSTSVTQGAASMLMDALQASGWFVVLEREGLQNLLTERKIIRASQKKPNTPVNIQGELPPLQAANMMLEGGIIAYDTNVKSGGEGARYLGIDISREYRVDQVTVNLRAVDVRSGQVLANVMTSKTIYSVGRSAGVFKFIEFKKLLEAEVGYTTNEPAQLCVLSAIEAAVGHLLAQGIERRLWQVAGDNSPESSETLDRYLTQNKVPEEE, from the coding sequence ATGAAAAGAATAATGGTGCTGGGGCTGATGTTGGCGATGTTGCAAGGGTGCAGTCTGCGCGAGCCGATCGGGGCTGAGCAGGACACCGAAACGCCGACGCTGACCCCGAGGGCTTCGACCTACTACGACTTGATCAACATGCCGCGACCCAAGGGCCGGTTGATGGCGGTGGTGTACGGTTTCAGGGATCAGACCGGTCAGTACAAACCGACGCCGGCCAGCTCGTTTTCCACCAGCGTGACCCAGGGTGCGGCGAGCATGCTGATGGATGCGTTACAGGCCAGTGGCTGGTTTGTGGTGCTGGAGCGGGAAGGGCTGCAGAACCTGCTGACCGAGCGCAAGATCATCCGCGCCTCGCAGAAAAAGCCGAACACGCCGGTGAATATCCAGGGTGAACTGCCGCCGCTGCAAGCGGCGAACATGATGCTCGAGGGCGGGATCATCGCCTATGACACCAATGTGAAAAGCGGCGGGGAAGGCGCGCGTTACCTGGGCATCGACATTTCCCGGGAATATCGGGTGGATCAGGTCACGGTGAATCTTCGGGCGGTGGATGTGCGCAGCGGGCAGGTGTTGGCCAATGTGATGACCAGCAAGACCATCTACTCCGTGGGCCGTAGTGCCGGGGTGTTCAAATTTATCGAGTTCAAGAAGTTGCTCGAAGCGGAGGTCGGGTATACCACCAACGAGCCGGCGCAGTTGTGTGTGTTGTCGGCGATCGAGGCGGCGGTGGGGCATCTGTTGGCGCAGGGGATCGAGCGGCGTTTGTGGCAGGTGGCGGGGGATAATTCGCCTGAGAGCAGTGAGACGCTCGATCGTTACCTGACTCAGAACAAGGTGCCTGAAGAAGAGTAA